Proteins from a genomic interval of Clostridium sp. 'White wine YQ':
- a CDS encoding transketolase family protein yields the protein MNMKMATREAYGQAISELGKTNENIVVLDADLSKSTKSADFKKVAPERFFNMGIAEANMIGTAAGLATTGLIPFASTFAMFAAGRAFEQIRNSVAYPKLNVKVVASHAGITVGEDGASHQAIEDLSLMRSIPGMVVINPSDGAETKEAIKAAAEYYGPVYIRVGRMAVEDVHPNGCNFKIGKGELLKEGSKATIIATGITVEMALEASKELEAEGIDVSVVNMATIKPIDKELIVAEAKKTGKIITIEEHSIIGGLGSAVCEVVSEENLAKVKRLGMNDTFGQSGKPKDLMEFYGLTKEHLKDEVKKIVLG from the coding sequence ATTAATATGAAAATGGCAACAAGAGAAGCATATGGCCAAGCTATATCAGAATTAGGAAAAACTAATGAAAATATAGTAGTACTAGATGCGGATTTGTCAAAATCAACTAAAAGTGCAGATTTCAAAAAGGTTGCACCAGAAAGATTCTTTAATATGGGAATAGCTGAAGCTAATATGATTGGAACAGCTGCTGGTTTAGCAACTACTGGATTAATACCATTTGCATCAACATTTGCAATGTTTGCAGCAGGAAGAGCTTTTGAACAAATAAGAAATTCAGTGGCTTATCCTAAGTTAAATGTTAAGGTGGTTGCAAGTCATGCTGGTATAACAGTTGGAGAAGATGGAGCATCACATCAAGCTATAGAAGATTTATCATTAATGAGAAGTATACCTGGAATGGTAGTTATAAATCCTAGTGATGGAGCAGAAACAAAAGAAGCTATAAAAGCAGCTGCTGAATATTACGGACCTGTATATATTAGAGTTGGTAGAATGGCTGTTGAAGATGTTCATCCAAATGGTTGCAACTTCAAAATAGGTAAAGGTGAATTACTTAAAGAAGGAAGCAAAGCTACTATTATTGCAACTGGAATTACTGTTGAGATGGCTCTTGAAGCTAGTAAGGAACTTGAAGCAGAAGGTATTGACGTATCAGTAGTTAACATGGCAACAATTAAACCTATAGATAAGGAACTAATTGTAGCGGAAGCTAAAAAGACTGGAAAAATAATAACTATAGAAGAGCATAGCATAATTGGCGGACTTGGATCTGCAGTATGCGAAGTTGTAAGTGAAGAAAACTTAGCAAAAGTAAAAAGACTTGGAATGAATGATACATTCGGTCAATCAGGAAAACCAAAAGATTTAATGGAATTCTACGGACTTACAAAAGAACATTTAAAAGATGAAGTTAAAAAGATAGTTTTAGGTTAA
- the rpe gene encoding ribulose-phosphate 3-epimerase: protein MEVIISPSLLSANVCNYGEDFKVFNEKNIKAIHIDIMDGHYVPNLSFGLDQVAALRKLTDIEFDVHLMVTDPDKFVEPLVEAGANSITIHAEVATHMYKSIHYLKSFGIKAGVAVNPATPISCLEHIYPLVNRVLIMSVEPGFGGQSFIPLALDKIRELNEIKKKGNYDFTIQVDGGITLDNIKEVIDCGARDIVIGSSLFKQDLSQNIDLFENVISEIKNIP from the coding sequence ATGGAAGTAATAATTTCACCATCATTATTGTCAGCAAACGTATGTAATTATGGAGAAGATTTTAAAGTTTTTAATGAAAAAAATATCAAAGCAATACACATCGATATTATGGATGGACATTATGTTCCAAATCTATCCTTTGGATTAGATCAAGTAGCTGCATTAAGAAAGTTAACAGATATTGAATTTGATGTTCACTTGATGGTAACAGATCCTGATAAATTTGTTGAACCACTTGTGGAAGCTGGAGCAAACAGCATAACAATACATGCTGAAGTTGCAACTCATATGTATAAAAGTATTCATTACTTAAAAAGTTTTGGTATTAAAGCAGGAGTAGCAGTAAATCCAGCAACACCAATAAGTTGTTTAGAACATATTTATCCTCTAGTAAATAGAGTATTAATAATGTCAGTTGAACCAGGTTTTGGCGGACAATCATTCATCCCATTAGCGTTAGATAAAATTAGAGAACTTAATGAAATTAAGAAAAAAGGAAACTATGATTTTACTATTCAAGTAGATGGGGGAATAACATTAGATAACATTAAAGAGGTTATAGATTGTGGAGCTAGAGACATTGTTATAGGGTCATCATTATTTAAACAAGACTTGTCTCAAAATATAGACTTGTTTGAAAATGTAATAAGTGAAATTAAGAATATCCCATAG
- the rpiB gene encoding ribose 5-phosphate isomerase B, producing the protein MKIAIGCDHGGFTLKNAIKEYLAGKNIEVEDFGTNSAQSVNYPEYAIKVSKAVTSKECDLGILCCGTGIGMSIAANKFKGIRAAVVGDTFSAKATREHNNTNILCLGERVTGEGLALDIVDTWINAEFQGGRHSERLALVEKIEQGEY; encoded by the coding sequence ATGAAAATTGCTATTGGCTGCGATCACGGCGGATTTACACTAAAAAATGCTATAAAAGAATATTTAGCAGGAAAAAATATAGAAGTAGAAGATTTTGGAACTAATAGTGCACAAAGTGTTAATTATCCTGAATATGCTATAAAAGTATCGAAAGCAGTAACATCAAAGGAATGCGATCTTGGAATATTATGTTGTGGTACTGGAATAGGAATGTCTATAGCTGCAAATAAATTTAAAGGTATAAGAGCAGCAGTTGTTGGTGATACATTCTCAGCTAAAGCAACAAGAGAACATAATAATACTAACATTTTATGTTTAGGAGAAAGAGTAACTGGGGAAGGGCTAGCACTAGATATAGTAGATACATGGATAAATGCAGAGTTCCAAGGGGGACGTCATAGCGAAAGATTAGCTTTAGTAGAAAAAATAGAACAGGGTGAATATTAA
- a CDS encoding phosphomannomutase/phosphoglucomutase, with the protein MMEELKRLQNGTDIRGIAIETSEHKVNLTPTTVRFIGNGFIKWIKKNKNNDEKIKIAIGMDSRLSGPEIREALIDLLINVGCDVYDCGMSTTPAMFMTTILDDYKCDGAIMITASHLPYFYNGLKFFTPKGGCEKEDISEILEIACDSEMMYTSRGVLRIVRFIDEYANILVNKIRSDVKSKSNYNKPLQDFKIIVDAGNGAGGFFANKVLEELGADIEGSQFLNPDGMFPNHIPNPENNEAMKAIKEAVLKSKADLGIIFDADVDRAAIVSADGTEINRNALIALISAIVLEEHPKSIIVTDSVTSNGLRDFITDLGGVHHRFKRGYRNVINESKRLNEEGKDSQLAIETSGHAALKENYFLDDGAYLIAKILIKMAKLKEEGENIATLIDRLKNPLESSDVRLKIKTEDFKGYGQKVINELKEYASSIDGWSIEEKNYEGLKVNCDKNNGDGWLLLRLSLHEPVLPLNIESDSKGGIKDILKILNPFIEKYEMLDSSDMKDIG; encoded by the coding sequence ATGATGGAAGAGCTTAAAAGGCTTCAAAATGGTACTGATATTAGAGGAATAGCTATTGAAACTTCAGAACATAAAGTAAATCTTACACCTACAACTGTAAGATTTATAGGGAATGGATTTATTAAATGGATTAAAAAAAATAAAAATAATGATGAAAAGATTAAGATTGCTATAGGAATGGATTCAAGATTATCAGGGCCAGAAATACGAGAAGCTTTAATTGATTTACTAATTAATGTTGGATGTGATGTGTATGATTGCGGAATGAGTACCACTCCAGCTATGTTTATGACAACAATTTTAGATGACTATAAATGTGATGGAGCCATAATGATTACAGCAAGTCACTTACCTTATTTCTATAATGGACTTAAGTTCTTTACTCCTAAAGGTGGATGTGAAAAAGAAGATATCAGTGAAATATTAGAAATAGCATGTGATTCAGAAATGATGTATACATCAAGAGGCGTATTGAGAATTGTCCGTTTTATAGATGAATATGCAAATATATTAGTAAATAAAATAAGAAGTGATGTGAAATCAAAGAGTAATTATAACAAGCCACTACAAGACTTTAAAATAATTGTTGATGCTGGAAATGGAGCAGGTGGCTTTTTTGCAAATAAAGTATTAGAGGAACTAGGAGCAGATATAGAAGGAAGCCAATTCTTAAATCCTGATGGCATGTTCCCTAATCATATTCCTAATCCAGAGAATAATGAGGCTATGAAAGCAATTAAGGAAGCGGTTTTAAAAAGCAAGGCAGATCTTGGGATAATATTTGATGCAGATGTTGATAGAGCTGCAATTGTTAGCGCAGATGGAACTGAGATTAATAGAAATGCGCTAATTGCACTAATATCAGCAATAGTTTTGGAAGAACATCCAAAGTCAATTATAGTTACAGATTCAGTAACATCTAATGGATTAAGAGATTTTATAACTGATTTAGGCGGAGTTCATCATAGATTTAAAAGAGGATATAGAAATGTAATAAATGAGTCCAAAAGACTAAATGAAGAGGGAAAAGATAGTCAATTAGCTATCGAAACTTCAGGACATGCTGCCTTAAAAGAAAATTATTTCCTTGATGATGGAGCATACTTAATAGCCAAGATATTGATTAAAATGGCTAAGTTAAAAGAAGAAGGAGAAAACATAGCAACATTAATTGATAGGCTTAAGAATCCATTGGAAAGTTCCGATGTTAGATTGAAAATAAAAACTGAAGACTTTAAGGGTTATGGGCAAAAAGTTATTAATGAGTTAAAAGAGTATGCATCATCAATAGATGGATGGAGTATTGAAGAAAAGAATTACGAAGGATTAAAGGTTAATTGTGATAAGAATAATGGAGATGGATGGCTATTATTAAGACTTTCATTACATGAACCTGTATTACCTTTAAATATTGAATCTGATTCTAAAGGTGGTATTAAAGATATACTTAAAATATTGAATCCTTTTATAGAAAAGTATGAGATGTTAGATTCATCAGACATGAAAGATATAGGATAG
- a CDS encoding transaldolase family protein, with product MFLDTANINEIKEISALGFFKGVTTNPTLLLKEKKNREVIINEIFEAYPKMLFVQAVGETHDEIYNDCKRILQIDSTRIVLKIPATVEGMKVITSIKRENRYTPILATAVCSVEQGIISVLAGCDYIAPYVNRMESNNINPYEVINKIRKYIDESKTDTKIVAASFKNPNQVNDAIFSGAHTVTIPYDILNQMLNKQLVVASVDRFNKDGYELETLGR from the coding sequence ATGTTCTTAGATACAGCAAATATAAACGAGATAAAAGAGATATCAGCTTTAGGATTTTTTAAAGGGGTTACGACTAATCCTACATTATTACTAAAGGAAAAAAAGAACAGGGAAGTTATTATAAATGAAATATTTGAAGCTTATCCTAAAATGCTTTTTGTACAAGCGGTAGGAGAAACTCATGATGAAATTTATAATGACTGTAAAAGAATTCTACAGATTGATTCTACTCGAATTGTACTAAAAATTCCTGCAACAGTTGAAGGAATGAAAGTAATAACTTCTATAAAAAGAGAAAATAGGTATACTCCTATTTTGGCCACTGCTGTATGTTCAGTTGAACAAGGAATAATTAGTGTACTCGCAGGTTGTGATTATATTGCTCCTTATGTAAATAGAATGGAGAGTAACAACATTAATCCTTATGAGGTAATTAACAAAATAAGAAAGTACATTGATGAGAGTAAAACAGATACTAAAATTGTTGCAGCAAGTTTTAAGAATCCAAATCAAGTAAATGATGCAATTTTTTCAGGAGCACATACAGTAACAATACCTTATGATATATTAAATCAAATGCTAAATAAACAATTGGTAGTAGCCAGCGTTGATAGGTTTAACAAAGATGGATATGAGCTTGAGACATTGGGTAGATAG